A single region of the Streptomyces virginiae genome encodes:
- a CDS encoding DUF1876 domain-containing protein codes for MATLVGWHVELEFTEEGHRTSAAALVRLGDGSEIKARGYALRHPSDPEQLRVGEEIAGARALMDLASQMLQKAHAEIDEATGRHSYPLNS; via the coding sequence ATGGCCACGCTCGTCGGGTGGCATGTGGAGCTCGAATTCACCGAGGAGGGCCACCGCACCAGTGCGGCGGCCCTGGTAAGACTCGGGGACGGCTCCGAGATCAAGGCGCGGGGCTATGCCTTGCGTCATCCCTCCGACCCGGAGCAGTTGAGGGTCGGGGAAGAGATCGCGGGCGCCCGTGCGCTCATGGATCTCGCGTCGCAGATGCTGCAGAAGGCCCACGCCGAGATCGATGAGGCCACGGGCCGTCATTCCTACCCGCTCAACAGCTGA
- a CDS encoding ABC transporter permease — MTALALAGRSLRISSRRPDALIAALMLPVMLMLIFVYFFGGAIDTGTTYVTYVVPGAMLLCAGFGAASTAVSVAEDMTNGVIDRFRSLDIGGIPVLAGHVAASVVRNLISTTLVLAVALAIGFRPQAGPAAFLAAAGLLLTYITAISWLAAALGLLARTPEAAGGFTFLMMFLPYPSSAFVPIETMPGWLHGFADHQPLTPVIESLRALLLAQPAGSAPWVALTWCAGITAAAMTLAAVLFRSRTR; from the coding sequence ATGACCGCCCTCGCCCTGGCAGGCCGCAGCCTGCGCATCAGCAGCCGCCGGCCCGACGCGCTGATCGCCGCCCTGATGCTGCCCGTCATGCTGATGCTGATCTTCGTCTACTTCTTCGGCGGGGCCATCGACACGGGCACCACCTACGTGACATACGTGGTGCCGGGCGCGATGCTGCTCTGCGCCGGCTTCGGCGCGGCCTCCACCGCCGTCAGCGTCGCCGAGGACATGACGAACGGCGTCATCGACCGCTTCCGCTCCCTCGACATCGGCGGCATCCCCGTCCTCGCCGGACACGTCGCCGCCTCGGTCGTGCGCAACCTGATCTCCACCACCCTGGTCCTCGCCGTCGCCCTCGCGATCGGCTTCCGACCCCAGGCCGGACCGGCGGCCTTCCTCGCCGCCGCCGGGCTGCTGCTCACGTACATCACGGCGATCTCCTGGCTGGCCGCCGCGCTCGGGCTGCTCGCCAGGACGCCGGAGGCGGCGGGCGGCTTCACCTTCCTGATGATGTTCCTGCCGTACCCGTCCAGCGCCTTCGTCCCCATCGAGACCATGCCCGGCTGGCTCCACGGCTTCGCCGACCACCAGCCGCTGACCCCGGTGATCGAATCCCTGCGCGCACTGCTGCTGGCGCAGCCCGCAGGAAGCGCCCCCTGGGTGGCCCTGACCTGGTGCGCGGGCATCACGGCCGCGGCCATGACCCTGGCGGCGGTCCTGTTCCGCAGCAGAACCCGCTGA
- the argS gene encoding arginine--tRNA ligase, which produces MASVPSLASSVNQRVADALASALPEAGGADPLLRRSDRADFQANGILALAKKAKANPRELAATVVEGIPTGDLIQEIEVSGPGFLNITITDRAIIETLAARAGDDRLGVPLAADPGTTVIDYAQPNVAKEMHVGHLRSAVIGAAMVEILEFTGEKVVRRHHIGDWGTQFGMLIQYLLEHPHELDHKSDEEVSGEEAMSNLNRLYKASRALFDADEEFKTRARARVVDLQAGDPETLSLWQRFVDESKIYFYSVFNKLDMDIQDPDVVGESGYNDMLVETCKLLEDSGVAVRSNGALCVFFDEYKGQDGNPTPLIVQKSDGGFGYAATDLSAIRDRVGNLNASTLLYVVDARQSLHFKMVFETARRAGWLNDEVKAVQLAFGTVLGKDGKPFKTREGETVRLVDLLDEAVDRATAVVREKDKDRGLLTEQEIVENGVQVGIGAVKYADLSTSAARDYKFDLDQMVSLTGDTSVYLQYAYARIRSILRNAGDRSPVAHPELGLASAERALGLHLDGFGALIEEAAAEYAPHKVAAYLYQLASLFTTFYTECPVVKPEPELVVGENRLFLCELTARTLSKGMALLGIRTPEKL; this is translated from the coding sequence ATGGCCTCGGTCCCTTCCCTCGCTTCTTCCGTCAATCAGCGCGTCGCGGACGCCCTTGCCTCCGCCCTGCCGGAGGCCGGTGGCGCGGACCCGCTGCTGCGACGAAGCGACCGGGCCGACTTCCAGGCCAACGGCATCCTGGCGCTCGCGAAGAAGGCGAAGGCCAACCCGCGCGAGCTGGCGGCGACCGTGGTCGAGGGCATCCCGACGGGTGACCTGATCCAGGAGATCGAGGTCTCGGGCCCCGGCTTCCTCAACATCACCATCACCGACCGGGCGATCATCGAGACCCTGGCCGCGCGGGCCGGCGACGACCGTCTGGGCGTGCCGCTCGCGGCGGACCCGGGCACCACGGTGATCGACTACGCGCAGCCGAACGTGGCCAAGGAGATGCACGTCGGGCACCTGCGCTCGGCCGTGATCGGCGCGGCGATGGTGGAGATCCTGGAGTTCACGGGCGAGAAGGTGGTCCGTCGCCACCACATCGGCGACTGGGGCACCCAGTTCGGCATGCTCATCCAGTACCTGCTGGAGCACCCGCACGAGCTGGACCACAAGTCGGACGAGGAGGTCTCCGGCGAGGAGGCCATGTCCAACCTGAACCGGCTGTACAAGGCCTCGCGCGCGCTCTTCGACGCGGACGAGGAGTTCAAGACGCGGGCCCGGGCCCGGGTGGTGGACCTCCAGGCGGGCGACCCGGAGACCCTCTCCCTGTGGCAGCGGTTCGTCGACGAGTCGAAGATCTACTTCTACTCCGTCTTCAACAAGCTGGACATGGACATCCAGGACCCCGACGTGGTCGGCGAGTCCGGCTACAACGACATGCTGGTGGAGACCTGCAAGCTGCTGGAGGACTCGGGCGTCGCCGTCCGCTCCAACGGCGCGCTGTGCGTGTTCTTCGACGAGTACAAGGGCCAGGACGGCAACCCGACCCCGCTGATCGTGCAGAAGTCGGACGGCGGCTTCGGCTACGCGGCGACCGACCTGTCGGCGATCCGCGACCGGGTGGGCAACCTGAACGCCTCGACGCTGCTCTACGTCGTGGACGCCCGCCAGTCGCTGCACTTCAAGATGGTCTTCGAGACGGCCCGGCGGGCCGGCTGGCTGAACGACGAGGTCAAGGCCGTCCAGCTGGCGTTCGGCACGGTGCTCGGCAAGGACGGCAAGCCGTTCAAGACCCGTGAGGGCGAGACGGTCCGGCTGGTGGACCTGCTGGACGAGGCGGTGGACCGCGCGACGGCCGTCGTGCGCGAGAAGGACAAGGACCGCGGCCTGCTCACCGAGCAGGAGATCGTCGAGAACGGCGTCCAGGTCGGCATCGGTGCGGTGAAGTACGCGGACCTGTCGACGTCGGCGGCGCGCGACTACAAGTTCGACCTGGACCAGATGGTGTCGCTGACCGGTGACACGTCCGTGTACCTCCAGTACGCGTACGCCCGGATCCGGTCGATCCTGCGCAACGCGGGCGACCGTTCTCCGGTGGCCCACCCGGAGCTGGGGCTGGCTTCTGCCGAGCGGGCGCTCGGGCTGCACCTGGACGGGTTCGGCGCGCTGATCGAGGAGGCGGCCGCGGAGTACGCCCCGCACAAGGTCGCCGCGTACCTGTACCAGCTGGCCTCGCTGTTCACGACGTTCTACACCGAGTGCCCCGTCGTGAAGCCGGAGCCCGAGCTCGTCGTCGGCGAGAACCGTCTCTTCCTGTGCGAGCTGACCGCCCGCACGCTGAGCAAGGGCATGGCCCTCCTCGGAATCCGGACTCCCGAGAAGCTCTGA
- a CDS encoding helix-turn-helix domain-containing protein, translating into MVGAMVAAARIAKNLTQKQLGELVRLDEETIASIEQGRRTLMPNVAELMDQHLGLPGMLSVAAHGMPEKDPTPTWSEEYMDLEKRAVAFSWYEVLVLPGLLQTENYARALFRGRVPAFVQGEIETLTSRRMARTELLHRERPPTFSFVVSEAALRDRIGGNAVYSEQVRHLLSCMKLPHVTLQVLPFGQASHPGLAGSFVMLETPEHEHRAYVESQRSSQRVTHPDDISILTLRYAMLRTQALNPEETTAFLSRLVGEI; encoded by the coding sequence ATGGTCGGCGCGATGGTGGCCGCCGCCCGCATCGCCAAGAACCTGACCCAGAAACAACTGGGAGAGCTGGTCCGGCTGGATGAGGAGACCATCGCGTCCATCGAGCAGGGCCGACGCACTCTGATGCCGAACGTCGCGGAGCTGATGGACCAACATCTCGGGCTTCCCGGAATGTTGTCCGTCGCTGCTCACGGGATGCCCGAGAAGGATCCGACGCCGACGTGGTCCGAGGAGTACATGGACCTGGAGAAACGCGCCGTCGCGTTCTCCTGGTACGAGGTCTTGGTTCTGCCGGGACTGCTGCAAACCGAGAACTACGCACGGGCCTTGTTCCGCGGCCGCGTCCCGGCGTTCGTCCAGGGGGAGATCGAGACACTGACATCCCGCCGGATGGCGCGGACCGAGCTGCTGCACCGGGAACGTCCACCGACCTTTTCCTTCGTGGTGTCGGAAGCAGCGCTCCGCGACCGGATCGGCGGGAACGCGGTCTACAGCGAGCAAGTACGTCATCTGCTGAGCTGCATGAAGTTGCCGCACGTGACACTCCAAGTGCTCCCATTCGGGCAGGCCTCCCACCCCGGCCTCGCCGGCTCGTTCGTCATGCTGGAAACACCGGAGCACGAGCACCGCGCCTACGTCGAAAGCCAGCGCAGTAGCCAGCGCGTCACTCACCCTGACGACATCAGCATCCTGACCCTGCGATATGCCATGCTGCGGACTCAGGCCCTCAACCCCGAGGAGACCACAGCCTTTTTGAGTCGTCTGGTAGGAGAGATATGA
- the lysS gene encoding lysine--tRNA ligase — MAQSSTETDWVSRFADEVIAEAERRAPGKPVVVASGLSPSGPIHLGNLREVMTPHLVADEIRRRGIEVRHLISWDDYDRYRKVPAGVPGIDESWAQHIGKPLTSVPAPAGSAYPNWAEHFKAAFVEAMAEMGVDYDPISQTEQYTSGVYREQVLFAMKHRGDIDAVLDQYRTKQKPGGKKPQQKQVDEAELEAAEGSGAAAEDDGSTGEGGYFPYKPYCGRCGKDFTKVTSYDDETTEMTYVCTEDEFTETVKLSEFNRGKLVWKVDWPMRWAYEGVIFEPSGVDHSSPGSSFQVGGQIVHIFGGEQPIGPMYAFVGISGMAKMSSSKGGVPTPADALKIMEPQLLRWLYARRRPNQSFKIAFDQEIQRLYDEWDKLEAKVADGSVLPADAAAHTRAVRTAAAELPRTPRPMPYRTLASVVDITAGHDEQTLRILTDLDPSQPLASLDEVRPRLDRAENWITTQVPADQRTLVREEADTELLSSLDDEGRESLRLLLDGLDSHWSLDGLTTLVYGVPKVMAGLEPDAKPTPELKVAQRTFFALLYRLLVTRETGPRLPTLLLAVGADRVRKLLAV, encoded by the coding sequence GTGGCTCAGAGCAGCACCGAGACCGACTGGGTCTCCCGTTTCGCGGACGAGGTCATCGCCGAGGCGGAGCGCCGAGCACCCGGCAAACCTGTCGTCGTCGCGTCCGGACTCTCCCCCTCCGGCCCCATCCACCTGGGCAACCTCCGTGAGGTCATGACCCCGCACCTGGTCGCGGACGAGATCCGCCGCCGGGGCATCGAGGTCCGCCACCTCATCTCCTGGGACGACTACGACCGGTACCGCAAGGTGCCCGCGGGCGTGCCCGGCATCGACGAGTCGTGGGCCCAGCACATCGGCAAGCCGCTGACCTCCGTGCCCGCCCCGGCCGGATCCGCGTACCCGAACTGGGCCGAGCACTTCAAGGCCGCCTTCGTCGAGGCCATGGCCGAGATGGGCGTGGACTACGACCCGATCAGCCAGACCGAGCAGTACACCAGCGGCGTCTACCGCGAGCAGGTGCTGTTCGCGATGAAGCACCGCGGCGACATCGACGCCGTCCTCGACCAGTACCGCACCAAGCAGAAGCCGGGCGGCAAGAAGCCCCAGCAGAAGCAGGTCGACGAGGCCGAGCTGGAGGCCGCCGAGGGCTCCGGCGCCGCCGCCGAGGACGACGGCAGCACCGGCGAGGGCGGCTACTTCCCGTACAAGCCGTACTGCGGCCGGTGCGGCAAGGACTTCACCAAGGTCACCTCGTACGACGACGAGACCACCGAGATGACCTACGTCTGCACCGAGGACGAGTTCACCGAGACGGTCAAGCTCAGCGAGTTCAACCGCGGCAAGCTCGTCTGGAAGGTCGACTGGCCGATGCGCTGGGCCTACGAGGGCGTGATCTTCGAGCCCTCCGGCGTCGACCACTCCTCGCCCGGCTCGTCCTTCCAGGTCGGCGGCCAGATCGTGCACATCTTCGGCGGCGAGCAGCCGATCGGACCGATGTACGCGTTCGTCGGCATCAGCGGCATGGCCAAGATGTCCTCCAGCAAGGGCGGGGTCCCCACCCCGGCCGACGCGCTGAAGATCATGGAGCCGCAGCTGCTGCGCTGGCTCTACGCCCGCCGCCGCCCCAACCAGTCCTTCAAGATCGCCTTCGACCAGGAGATCCAGCGGCTCTACGACGAGTGGGACAAGCTGGAGGCCAAGGTCGCCGACGGCTCCGTCCTGCCCGCCGACGCCGCCGCGCACACCCGCGCCGTGCGCACCGCCGCCGCCGAGCTGCCGCGCACCCCGCGGCCGATGCCGTACCGGACGCTCGCGTCCGTCGTCGACATCACCGCCGGCCACGACGAGCAGACCCTGCGGATCCTGACCGACCTCGACCCGTCGCAGCCGCTCGCCTCCCTCGACGAGGTACGGCCGCGCCTGGACCGCGCCGAGAACTGGATCACCACCCAGGTCCCGGCCGATCAGCGGACCCTCGTACGCGAGGAGGCCGACACCGAGCTGCTGTCGTCCCTGGACGACGAAGGCCGTGAATCGCTGCGGCTGCTGCTCGACGGGCTGGACTCGCACTGGTCCCTGGACGGGCTGACCACCCTCGTCTACGGCGTCCCGAAGGTCATGGCCGGCCTCGAACCCGATGCCAAGCCGACCCCGGAACTCAAGGTCGCGCAGCGCACCTTCTTCGCGCTGCTCTACCGCCTCCTCGTGACCCGGGAGACCGGGCCGCGCCTGCCCACGCTGCTGCTGGCGGTGGGCGCCGACCGCGTGCGCAAGCTGCTCGCCGTCTGA
- a CDS encoding ATP-binding cassette domain-containing protein produces the protein MTTHASGSLGIHATGLTKSYGDLRVLDGIDLAVPRGSVLALLGPNGAGKTTTVRILATLTAADAGTVRIAGHDTVTERSRVRELIALTGQFAAVDELQTGTETLRMMGRLAGLSPRAARTRADELLARFGLTEAAGRTAKTYSGGMRRRLDLAASLVSRPEVIFLDEPTTGLDPRSRQDLWELVRELRADGTTVLLTTQYLEEADQLADRVAVLADGRIAAEGTPAELKARVAGHRLDLTLTTTAAYEALAPRAVHLAPDELTLGLPTDGTATHVRTLLDELDPNRTDIDRFTLRSATLDDVFLALTGADR, from the coding sequence ATGACCACGCACGCCTCCGGCAGCCTCGGCATCCACGCCACAGGTCTGACCAAGTCCTACGGCGACCTCCGCGTCCTCGACGGCATCGACCTCGCCGTCCCGCGCGGTAGCGTCCTCGCCCTCCTCGGCCCCAACGGCGCGGGCAAGACCACCACCGTCCGGATCCTGGCCACCCTCACCGCCGCCGACGCCGGCACCGTTCGGATCGCCGGGCACGACACCGTCACCGAACGCTCCCGGGTTCGCGAACTCATCGCGCTCACCGGACAGTTCGCCGCCGTCGACGAACTCCAGACCGGCACCGAGACCCTCCGCATGATGGGCCGCCTGGCCGGGCTCTCCCCGCGTGCCGCCCGTACGCGCGCCGACGAGCTCCTCGCCCGATTCGGCCTCACCGAGGCGGCCGGACGCACCGCGAAGACGTACTCCGGCGGCATGCGCCGGCGCCTCGACCTCGCCGCGAGCCTGGTCTCCCGACCGGAGGTGATCTTCCTCGACGAGCCGACCACCGGGCTCGACCCGCGCAGCCGCCAGGACCTGTGGGAACTCGTACGGGAACTGCGCGCCGACGGCACCACGGTGCTGCTGACCACCCAGTACCTGGAGGAGGCCGACCAACTCGCCGACCGCGTCGCCGTCCTCGCCGACGGCCGCATCGCCGCCGAGGGCACCCCGGCCGAGCTCAAGGCCCGCGTCGCCGGACACCGGCTCGACCTCACCCTCACGACCACCGCCGCCTACGAGGCCCTCGCCCCGCGCGCAGTCCACCTCGCCCCCGACGAGCTCACCCTCGGCCTGCCCACCGACGGCACCGCTACCCACGTCCGGACCCTGCTCGACGAACTCGACCCGAACCGCACCGACATCGACCGCTTCACCCTGCGCAGCGCCACCCTCGACGACGTCTTTCTCGCCCTGACGGGAGCCGACCGATGA
- a CDS encoding ATP-binding protein — protein MHERLYLRSPRTVAAARQFTRDTVQAWGVTDGADDMLLCVSELATNALRYGVLPGRGYLLRLFGFEDATVRIEVHDSGPGFSRITERPHGHGLALVGALSDDWGALARTPGKVVWCEFRRAATWTAAQAAARQSGV, from the coding sequence ATGCACGAGCGTCTTTACCTGCGCTCACCCCGAACCGTCGCAGCTGCGCGCCAGTTCACACGTGACACCGTGCAGGCGTGGGGCGTCACCGACGGCGCCGACGACATGTTGCTCTGCGTGAGCGAGCTGGCGACCAACGCCCTGCGGTACGGGGTCCTGCCCGGCCGCGGTTACCTGCTGCGGCTGTTCGGGTTCGAGGACGCGACCGTCCGCATCGAGGTGCACGACAGCGGACCCGGGTTCTCCCGGATCACCGAGCGGCCGCACGGTCACGGCCTGGCCCTCGTGGGCGCGCTCTCCGACGACTGGGGGGCGCTGGCCCGGACGCCCGGGAAGGTCGTCTGGTGCGAGTTCCGCCGCGCGGCTACCTGGACCGCCGCGCAGGCGGCGGCGAGGCAGAGCGGGGTGTAG
- a CDS encoding VOC family protein, with protein MNGPYKPGTPCWIDLMAPDQQAALDFYCDLFGWQGEVGPAEQGGYSVCTLKRRPVAGIMKAMNPDGTIPDPMPPTVWTTYLATDAIDPTIKSVTDAHGTVMMGPVDVMDLGRMAVVADPTGAVFGLWQANSFDGAGIVNEHGALIWNELSTSDVPAAAAFYSAILPISTSASQMPGAEGYTEFKASGRVVGGMMNLDKAPPGTPPNWLPYFQVDNVDEIQAAAERAGATVLAPAFDMVAGRMAVLADPQGGPFAVITSTITEQPA; from the coding sequence ATGAACGGCCCCTACAAGCCCGGCACTCCCTGCTGGATCGACCTGATGGCCCCCGACCAGCAGGCCGCCCTCGACTTCTACTGCGACCTGTTCGGCTGGCAGGGCGAGGTCGGCCCGGCCGAACAGGGCGGCTACTCCGTCTGCACCCTCAAGAGGCGGCCGGTCGCGGGCATCATGAAGGCGATGAACCCGGACGGCACCATCCCTGACCCGATGCCGCCGACCGTGTGGACCACGTACCTGGCCACCGACGCCATCGACCCCACCATCAAGTCCGTCACCGACGCGCACGGCACGGTCATGATGGGCCCGGTGGACGTCATGGACCTCGGGCGGATGGCGGTCGTCGCCGACCCGACCGGAGCCGTCTTCGGCCTCTGGCAGGCGAACTCCTTCGACGGCGCCGGCATCGTCAACGAGCACGGCGCCCTCATCTGGAACGAGCTGAGCACCAGCGACGTCCCCGCCGCGGCCGCGTTCTACTCCGCCATCCTGCCGATCTCCACGTCCGCCTCCCAGATGCCGGGCGCCGAGGGGTACACCGAGTTCAAGGCCTCCGGCCGCGTGGTGGGCGGAATGATGAACCTGGACAAGGCCCCTCCCGGCACTCCCCCGAACTGGCTGCCGTACTTCCAGGTCGACAACGTGGACGAGATCCAGGCCGCCGCCGAACGGGCCGGGGCCACCGTCCTCGCACCCGCCTTCGACATGGTGGCGGGGCGCATGGCCGTACTGGCCGACCCGCAGGGCGGACCCTTCGCGGTGATCACCTCGACGATCACGGAACAGCCCGCCTGA
- a CDS encoding DUF397 domain-containing protein — MSTALQWFKSSYSTDEGDVCLEVATGPDTVHVRDSKVQDGPILALAPASWAALTGWLAR, encoded by the coding sequence ATGAGCACCGCTCTGCAGTGGTTCAAGTCCAGCTACAGCACCGATGAAGGCGACGTTTGCCTCGAAGTCGCCACCGGCCCGGACACCGTCCACGTCCGGGATTCGAAGGTCCAGGACGGGCCGATCCTGGCGCTCGCGCCGGCGAGCTGGGCGGCGTTGACCGGCTGGCTGGCTCGATAG
- a CDS encoding TetR/AcrR family transcriptional regulator — translation MAEDEDGGTGLPASLEMAWGLRDRPSKGPRPTLTLPKIVEAAVTLAASEGTDAVSMGRVAKELGVSTMSLYRYVAAKEELYVLMADAGVGAPPPLPPEAQGWSWRELLTDWAYAQRAVLMANSWILRIPITAAPVSPNQLAWMDRGLASMAGTDLRESEKLSTIILIGGLVRNEATMAADMMDAIIKSGVAPDQALGQYIRTLRLMTGPDSHPAVTRLLASDAFSGSAEPDFQFRFGLDRILDGLAPLTSERRQ, via the coding sequence ATGGCGGAGGACGAGGACGGCGGGACCGGGCTGCCGGCCAGCCTGGAAATGGCCTGGGGTCTGCGCGACCGCCCGAGCAAGGGGCCGCGCCCCACGCTCACGCTGCCGAAGATCGTGGAGGCGGCCGTGACGCTGGCCGCGAGTGAGGGCACGGACGCCGTCTCCATGGGCCGGGTGGCCAAGGAACTGGGCGTCTCGACGATGTCCCTCTACCGCTACGTCGCCGCGAAAGAGGAGCTCTACGTCCTCATGGCGGACGCGGGCGTCGGCGCCCCGCCGCCACTTCCGCCCGAGGCGCAGGGGTGGAGCTGGCGCGAGCTGCTCACGGACTGGGCGTACGCGCAGCGGGCCGTCCTGATGGCCAACTCCTGGATCCTGCGCATCCCGATCACCGCGGCGCCCGTCTCCCCCAACCAGCTGGCCTGGATGGACCGGGGCCTCGCTTCGATGGCCGGCACGGACCTGAGGGAGAGCGAGAAACTCTCGACGATCATCCTGATCGGGGGCCTCGTACGGAACGAGGCCACGATGGCGGCCGACATGATGGACGCCATCATCAAGTCCGGGGTCGCGCCGGACCAGGCGCTCGGCCAGTACATCCGCACACTGCGGCTCATGACCGGACCGGACAGCCACCCCGCGGTGACGCGGCTGCTGGCCTCGGACGCGTTCAGCGGCTCCGCAGAGCCGGACTTCCAGTTCCGCTTCGGCCTGGACCGCATCCTCGACGGGCTGGCCCCCCTGACGTCAGAGCGGCGGCAGTAG